Within Flagellimonas maritima, the genomic segment TTACCTTGGTCACCCCAATTATATCAATGCCCTTAGAACCATACAGTTTTTTCAACTGTTGCACGTTGTGGGCAATCTTTGCTAAATCAATATCGATTCTGGGAAGGTTCAAATCAACACCGACTCTCTTTTTAACTCTGGAAATGTTTTGACCAACTGTTTTACCAGTTTATCGCATCCGTGCAGTAAGACATCCGAAACAGGTAGATTATATTCTGATTCATACTGATTTATTACATGACCCACTTCTGCTTGGGTCATGTTTTCATGGTTAATGGTGATGGCTATAACTTTTGATTTGGAGAACACCTCTATCATTTCAATCTCGTCTACCAAGTCCAACAAAGGAATTTTAGGGTAGTCGCAATAACTTTTCCGCTTTGGGGGATGCTGTAGTATGATTGCATCGGGCATTGCCCCCCGAATAATGGCACTTGAAGAAGTAAACGCAGGGTGGCTTAATGCTCCCTGTCCTTCAACAACAATGATATCGGGTTGTTCTTGCTCATAGGCATTTAAGATGGCGTTTTCAACCTCACCAGTAGCAAACCCAGATGTTAAGACGTCTATGGCCACTCCGTATTTGGAGCCTTGGAGCAGGCCTGTTTGGCCAGTTGTCACAAAGACAGCGTTAAGACCTTCATTTCTTAAGGCTTCTACCAATACTAATGCCGTAGTTCTTTTACCCACCGCACAATCAGTGCCCATTATCGTAATTATCGGAACCTTTACCTCTTGAATACGTCCCGAAAAATTATGGAGGTTTTCACGTTTTGGAGGCTTTCTAACATCCAGTATAGTTACTCCATAATTACGGGCCATACGGGCAAATTGAGAATTCTCGCTAAAAAATTCGGGAAGACCATTAACAATGTTCATCCCACTTTTCATAGCGGTAAAAATCATTTCTTTTTGTTCATCGTTTAAAAAGGAAGCGAGTGGGGCGATGCCGTAGATAAAATATTCAGGGATAGCGTTTAATTCTTCTAAGGCTAGTGCTATACTTTCAAAGATGGGAATGGCATTTTTTACACCATCAAGATATTCTCCTGCATCCTGACCAGCCTTTGAACTATCTATGACCCCAACGATATCATAGGTCTCCGACTGCCGAATAAGTCCATTCGCCACTTTACCATCTATATATCCAAATTCATTCTCGCAATAAATTAAAGCCTTAGCTCTCATAAGTTATATTGTTTAGTTGTCCGAATCTATAGTACTACCTCAAAAGGTTTTAATTCTCTATCAAAACAAACCTATGCATTAGCGTTAGCTGACCCTGAACCGTTTTTTGATTATACCAATAATCCATTCATGCGTTATGGTTGATTCTTAATAGTGGTGCAGATTATCTTGAGATTATGATATGCTTCAATTGAATTGGAAGAACATGCAGGGATAAGTATGGAATCCCTTTTCTGCATAAAGTTGGGATTACCTCCTATAACAACCTCGGTCTTTCCTTCAATTCTATGGATGAAGCAGATAAATGGGGATTCCTTGTGGGGCAATATCTTAACAAAATCAAATGCGAATGCCTGTATGCCACAATTATTCTGAACACCTATGTTTTTACGAAAATAGCATTAGACTTGAACTCCAATATTGCAGCTAAGTTAAACGTAATGAATTCTTCAAATTCACCTGTGTCCATAATTTAAAATATAATATAGTATTCCTTTTGTTCTACTCCGTTCTTTTTTTGGCATCCCGTTTTGCTCTTTTGGCGGCTTTTTTCTCTTTAGGCGTACTAGAGGGCGTTGTTTTTCCTAATTTCTGTTTTCCTTCTTTTTCTCTTGACATATATTTTACTTTTATTGCTTTATGAAATTGAAACAGCGACCCCCAACATTATTAATAAAAGCACAAAACAAATAGCGCATTTTCTCACGGTGTTTATTTATAATTGCTGTGTGCGATACAAAATCGCTTGACCAAAACAATGGTTGCTACAATACCAGACCATTTTGCTTTTCACAAAAAAAAGAGCAGTATTTTTTAGTTCCTGCTCTTTTTTGTGCCTTTAACAATCTAAAAGCACTTATCAACAAACAAAATTAAATTCTCTTCCTCCCAGTATTGTTCAGGCCATGTTTTTGAAATTTCCCGAAGTCATTTCTTGATTCTGATCAAATTGGGTTTTAGGTTTTTCTCCAATTCCTTCCATCTTGCAGTTTCTTGGTTTTCATTATCGAACACGGGCCTAAAGACATCTCTAATTTTTTGAGAATCCCGTAAACCAAATTGTTCTTTTCGAATATGTCCATAAATGTTGTGTATTTAGTAATGTTCATTAACATTATAACAGCGAGTAAAGATGCGACAGAAACAAGGGAATTTTGCTATATAAATATTTGTGAACCTTACATATATCACAGGTTTTCCAAATTTTGCTGTCTTTTTTTCTTCATTTTTTTGAAAAAAGATGGTGTGAGACCAGTAACTTTTTTAAATTGATTTGACAGGTGCGATGGGCTGCTGTAGTGGAGTTTATAAGCAATTTCGGCCAAATTAAGCTCATTGTATAGCAATAATTCTTTCGCCTTTTCGATTTTATGTTTGATAATATAGTGTTGTATGGTGATTCCTTGCACTTCAGAAAATGTATTCGCCAAATAGGTATAATCATATCCCAATTTTTCGCTTAAGTAACCAGAATAATTTGTTTTTGGAATTTCATCATTGTAATGAACCATTTCAACTATTACATTTTTTATTCTTTCGATTAATATACTCTTCTTATCATCCAACAATTCCAATCCGGACTTGAGCAGATTATTCTTGAGTTGAATTCGCTTTTCATGGGCAATTTCTCCCATAATTTCAACCATGCCTAGATTCAATTTAACGTAATCCAGTTCCAACTTTATCAGTTCTTCCTTTACCAACATTTTACAGCGAAGACTGACCATGTATTTTATATATAATCTCATATCCTTAGTTTAAAAATAAAGGTGGTCACCTAGCTGGCACATAACCATCAATAGACTTTTATATTTTAAATCCCAGAAAATTAAAAACAGGTTTCCGCGCTGAATAATAGGATTCTAATGCTCTTGAAGAAAGTGAAAGCGATTGCTTCTTAAAGGTAGTCAATAAATGGTGTTTTGATGTATTAACACAAAAATCATTTTTAACTTTTGAATCCAATCTAAGAGATATTGGAAGATTAAAAATGGGACCTGTTCTTATTAATAAAGCAATAATTAAAAACAGAACCTATTCCAAATATTCCTTAAGGAAATCCCACTTTGAGAATTCCATTAACCGTCCCACATAATGTAAGCCACCTCTATCAAGATGGCTTTTTATTCATGATAAATCTAATTCGCGTTATTGAATATTATCGAGAAGTTTGTCCTTATAAATTAGATGAAAAAGATATAATTTTCGATGAAACTCTCCGTCCATACCTTTTATCCATTCTTTTTTTCGTAGAACGATTGCTTTATGCTACCATCTTAACCATTGGCATCTTTGTAACAAACAAATCCCATGAAAATCCTACTAAAAAATATTAAGAAAGAGTTTACTCCAGATAATATGACGGCGGCCATTAGCTGTCTAATAATTTCCATAACCATTTATTTTATTTTGGCTGTTATAAACAGGGAAATCCTCTTGTAATAAATAAAGGCCCCCTTTTTAATTTAAGATAAAACAGAAAATACAGTATTCTCGTTAAGCACTTCCATTTGGTTGCGCTTCACTTTATTCCTAAATTCAAATAAAAATTGATTTTTAGGATTTGTATACAATTATAGACATAGAGACCACTGGAAATGGAATAAAGGGAAACAAGATAACCGAGATTTCCATTTTTAAGTATGATGGCGAGAAAATAGTTGATGAGTTTACATCATTGGTAAATCCCTGTTGTCCCATCCCATATTTTATTACAGGATTAACGGGAATTGATAATGAAATGGTTCGGGACGCTCCCACTTTTGAAGAGGTTGCGAATAAAATAAACGAAATTACCAAGGATTCCATTTTTGTGGCACATTCTGTTAATTTTGATTATGGCGTCATCAAAGAAGAGTTCAGAAAAATAGGAATCGATTTTACCAGAAAAAAGCTGTGTACCGTCCGTTTGTCCCGAAGATTAATACCAGGTTTACGATCCTACAGCTTAGGCAAATTATGTTCGGCCATAAATATTCCTTTAACAAATAGACATAGGGCAAGAGGTGATGCACATGCGACAGTATTGCTTTTTCAAAAATTAATAAACGCTCCCAAAGCAACAGATATCTTCCAAAAATTCTTGAATGCAAGAAGTCAAGAAGCCACACTGCCACCACATCTCCCTAAATCAATTTTTAACAATATCCCACAAAAGCCTGGGGTCTATCATTTTATAAATCAAAAAAAAGAAATTATCTACGTAGGAAAAGCAAATAATTTAAAAAACAGGGTTTTGGGGCATTTCTACGATAAGAGCACAAAAGAGATTAAAATGTGCAATGAAACAGTAAATATCAATTTTAAGCTTTCTGGCAGTGAGTTGCTTGCACTTCTAATGGAATCAACGGATATAAAAGACTATTTTCCAAAATATAACAGGTCGCAAAAAAGGATAACAAAACAATATGCCATTTTTGGCTATGAAGACCGAAAGGGTATAGTACACCTTGCCTATAACGCCTTAAAAGGTACACCCAACCCTTTAAGAATATTTTATAATCAAACAGATTGCAGGGCTTTTTTAGAAGAGCTCTGCCAAATTTTTTCTCTTTGTCCCAAATACTGTAATCTACAAGATACCAATTCTCCTTGCTCTCACCATTTCATTAATTCTTGTAAGGGCATCTGCACTTCCAAAGAATCTGTGGTCGATTATAATAAAAAAGTGAAAGCGGCCATCACAAGCATAAAAGCAACTCTTTCAGAGGCAAGAATCATTAAGGAGGAAGGAAGAAATAGTAATGAAAATGCTGTTGTATTGATTGACGAAGGAATCTATAAAGGTTATGGATTTATAGATAATGAGTCCGAAATTTCAACAAAGGAAGATATCGAGGCTTTTATAATTCCACAAAAAAATACTTTGGAGACAAATAGAATCATAAATTCTTATCTACTGAAAAAAAATGTTCTGAGCAAAAAAATTCCTGTGTATTCAAGCTAAAAACCAAACACGTCAATCCTTTATTTTCCTGTACATATGTACAATGAAAATGAACCATATCAAAAAGATGATGGCAATCACGATTGAATATATCAGCACAAAATCCACTACTTTTTATATTTCAAGTAATTCATAAAACCCAACATTGTAGGTGCCCAGAATGCAATAAAAATGGCATCCAATTTTTTTCCTTGAAGGAAAAGTGTTTCGGAAACAATGATGATAGAAATTACCACAAGAAGCATAATACAATTCATCACTCCAATCCTCTCAATAAATTTTCGGAACATTAAGCGTATTTCGTAAGATTATACCCTCTAATATACCCAATATAACGTTGAAACATTTAAAAAAATTGTGATTTTTTTAACAAAAAAGCGTTAGAGTTAAAAATGCTTCCAATTGGGATATTTCAACAAACTGATTTTAGATTGAAGAATTTTGGTATCTCATGCGGAAACTACAGTTAATTTTTAGAAATATTATGTTCTAGATATTATGTCTTAAACAATTACTTTTTAACTATTCAAAAAAAAATCTGGGATATGATTTGAAAGATATGCTATTGCAGATAGTATCGAACTTATGTATTAGCGTTAATTCTTCATAAGCTGTAAATAAATACTAGGATTAAAACTAGCTAGTAGATTATACAAAATTTAATCGACCATTTTTAAAATGACCTTGAAATGTTCAATATCCATTACGTATTGGAATCCTTCATGTAGTTCTCTTTGTTCAACTACGTAGGGATAAAAAGTAATAGGTTCTATACAGACCATATTATTTACTTCCGTCCAACACATAAAGTGCCCAAAACCTTCGGTTTCAATTGCAATTGATTTTTTATCTTTTAGTATAATTGAATTACAGTCAGCAACTTGCAAAGCCCTACTACCGACCTTCAACACCTCTTCCAGAGTAATCTCTCTTTGACCAGTGCTAATGATTGGGCTATCGGTATACAGTTTAAATGCAGGATGATATCCCAACATAAATGGCATATTGCGTTCTCCTGAGATTTTAAAGATAATTTCCAGAGTTGAATTGTTCAGTTCAAAGGTTTTTTCAAAGCAAAAAGTAAAAGGCCACATTAGCCATTGTTCGGTAGATTTTTTAGGATACTTGGAATTTTTGACAGGTGTTCCCGCAATGTATTCTTTTTTGAAAATAGCTGACGTATCGGTATTGGAAATCAGTTGATAATCCAATTCGCGCAGAATACCATGTTGATCCTGTATAGCGTTACCTTTGGAGACCTGTACCCTAAAATCAGCTTCGTTTACCGGTCCTATAATCGGAAACATTTCAGTATCTGAACTTGACCATCCCGGACTACCCTTTTGATGTATAAACTCATGGCCACTTACCTTAAAACTAACAAGTTCTCCTCCATCTATCCCAACCGAGCTATTTACATTTTCTAATAAAATCATTGTTTGGTATTGATAAGTCTGTGGATCAAAATTGCGGTACGTTTGGTCAGCGCTTCTATAGTGTTCAGATTGACTGTCTCTTCTGGCGTATGTGCACCAGAACCCATAGTGCCCAAGCCATCCAAACAATCTACGTACTCGGCAACAAAAGAAACATCTGCCGCTCCCCTTTTACCGGGGTCGTATGCCAAAACCTTTCCCTGGTCTAAATCGATACTTACTTCGTTCAAAATATTCAATAAAGCTTCATTCCCTTCTGTAGGCTTCATGGCTGGATAACTATCTGTAAAGGATATTGTTGCCGAAGTGTTTGGAAGGTTATTCGATACAATTTTCTTCATTTTCCCCCTTGCCCTTTCTTTCTGCTCTTCAGAAATAAACCTAAGTCCTCCCCTGACCAATGCTTCTTGGGCAACCACGTTGGTCTTTCCAAAAACGTCCCCCTTGCTGGTGGTATTATCAAAATTTACGAAGGTTCCTCCTAAAAGTGTTCCTGGATTGAAGGTGAGCAGATCTTCTCCTTTAACATCGGTATAGAATTGATGCAGGATTCGCGACATCTCGAAAATAGCACCTGCTCCCACCCTATCATTAAAAATTCCAGAGGAATGTGCCCGCTTGCCTTCCACTTCAACAGCCCAACCAGAGGAACCTCTTCTTGCCACAGTGGCATAGTTAAAACCTGTTGAGGTTTCAAAACCCAGTGCAATGTCGCTCCGTTTTGCAGCATCTATCAAATCCTTTCTACTGATGGACAAAGGTTTGCCCGTGCTTTCTTCATCCCCTGTAAAAGCGGTGATTATTTGTGCATTTTTTAGCAATCCGTTTTCATGAAGTGCTTTTAATGCATACAATACAATGACATTGCCACCTTTCATATCGTTTCCACCTGGAGCGTGGGCAATGCTATCGTTCACCATTGTAAATTCTTGAAAAGGGCTATCTTCTTCAAAAACGGTATCCAAATGACCAATGAGCAATAGTTTCTTTCCTTTATTCCCGGACGTTTCAGCAAAGAGATGGCCTGCACGATTCATTTTTTCTGGCATTTCGATCCAGGTAGTCTTAAAATCAATTTCTTCAAAGGCATTACTAAAGACCATGCCCACTTCTTTTACCCCTTCAGAATTTAGTGTGCCGCTATTGATGTTGACCACTTTTTCCAAAAAGGAGATTGCATCGGTATTATTATTTTCAACTGATGCAATAATTTTCTTTTCTATTCTTGAAAGATTTTGGGCAACTAGAGTGATGGTCAGCAAAAAACTGCTAACAGTGAGGAGGTTCTTAATTGACATAAAATCGGATTTTGCCCCTAATTTAGAGAAAATTAATCGATATATCCTTTCTCTCGCATCCAATCATCATTGAACATTTTGCCCACATATCGACTACCGTGATCGTGAAACAATACTACGACCACATCGTCTTTTGAAAAGTGCTCTTTTAACTGTAACAATCCTTTGATGGCCGCCCCGGCAGAGTTACCCAGAAACATGCCTTCTTCTTTTGCTAAACGTTGGGTATAAACCGCTGCATCTTTATCGGTCACTTTGGTGAAACCATCAATAATTTCAAAACGTACATTTTTGGGCAATATATCTTCTCCTATCCCCTCGGTTACGTAGGGATAGATTTCGTTTTCATCAAAAATACCCGTCTCATGGAACTTTTTAAAAACCGAGCCGTAAGTATCGATGCCCCATACTTTTACATTGGGATTCTTTTCTTTTAAATAGCTGCCTACACCGGAAATGGTACCACCTGTGCCTACACCGACCACAAAATGGGTCACTTTACCTTGGGTTTGCTCCCAGATTTCCGGTCCCGTACTCAAATAATGGGCCTTACAATTTGACGGATTGTCATATTGATTGACGTACCAAGAATTGGGAATCTCTTTGGATAAGCGTTTGGCAGTAGAATAATAACTACGAGGGTCTTCTGGAGCTACGTCTGTAGGGCAGACATGAACTTCGCTACCAACCGCTTTTAGAATATCTATCTTTTCCTTGGATTGTTTGTCACTGATGACACAGATCATTTTATAATCCTTTACAACTGCTGCTAAGGCCAATCCCATTCCAGTATTCCCAGACGTGCCCTCTATAATCGTTCCTCCTGGTTTAAGGATTCCTGCAGCCTCGGCATCTTCAATCATTTGAAGTGCCATCCGGTCCTTTACGGAGTTCCCAGGATTAAATGTTTCGTATTTTGCCAGCACTAAACAAGGTAGGTCAGCAGTTAAAGCATTGAGTTTGACCAAAGGAGTCTTTCCAATAGTTTCGAGTATATTTTTAGCGTATTCCATAATCGCCGCAAAGATAATCAAACAAGATGTAGTTGTTCCTTGTTCCTTGTTTCTTGTTCGTTATTTAGAGACATTGTTCGGCATTCAAAAAGAACTTTTGTTTGAACATTGAGTTTGTAGTTGTATTTGGGTCTAGGGTCTAGGGTTTCGGCTAAAAAAGTAAAATTAGAACTTGTGTTTATACCTTGAACTTGAGCTTATACTTGGATTTTTGAACTTGTATTTGAGTTTAATTTTTGTATTTGAATTTTATGTTTGAACCTATACCCTCACTCAAACTTAATGGCCTTTACCGGGGTTATTTTAGTAATAATGTACGAAGGCAACAAAAGCATCAACAAACATAAGAGCATTACACCCAGATTTAAAGATAAAATCATTGGAACATCAATGTGCACAGGAATGTATTCGATATAATACTCTTCAGGATTTGGAAATTTGAACAAGCGATATTTATCTTGAAGGTATAACAAACCCAAACCAATACCGTTACCCCACAGCAAACCTATAGAGATTAGATAAGCTGCGTTGTACAAAAAAACTTTTCGAATGCTCCAATTTTCACACCCCAATGCTTTTAGAACACCTATCATCTGGGTACGTTCCAAAATAAGTACGAGCAATGCCGTAATCATATTGATGCCTCCAACAATAATCATGATACCAATGATAAGTGCAATATTAAAATCGAAAAGGCTTATCCATTCGAATATTCTAAAATATTTGGTCTTGATATTTTGCGTATCTAAACTGGAAAGTGTTTTTCCGTAGATTTCATTGCTTTTTTCTTCCAATTCGTCAAAGTCTTCCAAAAAAACCTCAAAAGTTCCAATTTCATCAGCTTTCCACCTGTTCATACGTTGTAGGTGGCGAATGTCAACAAAAACATAGGTAGTATCAAATTCCTCAAAACCACTGTCGTAAATACCAACAATATTGAATTTTCTGGTATTGGGAACTTTAGAAGCGTCCCCATCTTTCAAGAAAAAAGAAAAAAATGAGTCTCCGACCGTTAATTGCAATCTATCTGCCATGATTCTAGAAACCAAAACCTCATCATTTAGATTTTTCGAATAATCAGGCAACCTTCCGTCAATTATAAATTCCTCGAAAACATTCCAATTGTAATCTTGGCCCACACCTTTTGCAAGCATCCCTTCAAACGTATCTTCAGTTCTTATAATCCCACCTTTGGTAGCAATGGCCTGAACATGTGAAATGCCATCGACATCCTTGAATTTGGGATAAAACTCCTGTTCCAAAGAAACAGGCACTACGGAAACTTCGGAAGTATTGTTATCGAAATTGGAGATTTGGATATGGCCATTAAAGGCAGCAACCTTTTCACGGATTTTTTGCTTGAGCCCCACACCTGTTGCAATGGCAATCAACATCATTACGATACCGATGGCAATTGCTGCTATGGCAATTTTTATTATAGGAGCGGAAATACTAATTTTATGCTCCTTCCCTGTAATCAGGCGTTTGGCAATAAACAATTCTAAATTCAACGAATGTCCGTTTTATCTATTTTCAAAAATACTGCTTTATTGTTGTTTTTACTGTTTTCTTCATGCAGGGGACAGGAAAAGGAAATTGTGCATACCGCCGACCATAAAGAAAAAGATACTCTATCGGCAATTAAAGTTGCTGCGAATAGAACAACGGAATATCTACCATTACTCAAAAATAAAAATGTTGGAGTGGTGGCCAATCAGACCA encodes:
- a CDS encoding ABC transporter permease translates to MNLELFIAKRLITGKEHKISISAPIIKIAIAAIAIGIVMMLIAIATGVGLKQKIREKVAAFNGHIQISNFDNNTSEVSVVPVSLEQEFYPKFKDVDGISHVQAIATKGGIIRTEDTFEGMLAKGVGQDYNWNVFEEFIIDGRLPDYSKNLNDEVLVSRIMADRLQLTVGDSFFSFFLKDGDASKVPNTRKFNIVGIYDSGFEEFDTTYVFVDIRHLQRMNRWKADEIGTFEVFLEDFDELEEKSNEIYGKTLSSLDTQNIKTKYFRIFEWISLFDFNIALIIGIMIIVGGINMITALLVLILERTQMIGVLKALGCENWSIRKVFLYNAAYLISIGLLWGNGIGLGLLYLQDKYRLFKFPNPEEYYIEYIPVHIDVPMILSLNLGVMLLCLLMLLLPSYIITKITPVKAIKFE
- a CDS encoding PLP-dependent cysteine synthase family protein, with amino-acid sequence MEYAKNILETIGKTPLVKLNALTADLPCLVLAKYETFNPGNSVKDRMALQMIEDAEAAGILKPGGTIIEGTSGNTGMGLALAAVVKDYKMICVISDKQSKEKIDILKAVGSEVHVCPTDVAPEDPRSYYSTAKRLSKEIPNSWYVNQYDNPSNCKAHYLSTGPEIWEQTQGKVTHFVVGVGTGGTISGVGSYLKEKNPNVKVWGIDTYGSVFKKFHETGIFDENEIYPYVTEGIGEDILPKNVRFEIIDGFTKVTDKDAAVYTQRLAKEEGMFLGNSAGAAIKGLLQLKEHFSKDDVVVVLFHDHGSRYVGKMFNDDWMREKGYID
- a CDS encoding exonuclease domain-containing protein, whose amino-acid sequence is MYTIIDIETTGNGIKGNKITEISIFKYDGEKIVDEFTSLVNPCCPIPYFITGLTGIDNEMVRDAPTFEEVANKINEITKDSIFVAHSVNFDYGVIKEEFRKIGIDFTRKKLCTVRLSRRLIPGLRSYSLGKLCSAINIPLTNRHRARGDAHATVLLFQKLINAPKATDIFQKFLNARSQEATLPPHLPKSIFNNIPQKPGVYHFINQKKEIIYVGKANNLKNRVLGHFYDKSTKEIKMCNETVNINFKLSGSELLALLMESTDIKDYFPKYNRSQKRITKQYAIFGYEDRKGIVHLAYNALKGTPNPLRIFYNQTDCRAFLEELCQIFSLCPKYCNLQDTNSPCSHHFINSCKGICTSKESVVDYNKKVKAAITSIKATLSEARIIKEEGRNSNENAVVLIDEGIYKGYGFIDNESEISTKEDIEAFIIPQKNTLETNRIINSYLLKKNVLSKKIPVYSS
- a CDS encoding aldose 1-epimerase — encoded protein: MILLENVNSSVGIDGGELVSFKVSGHEFIHQKGSPGWSSSDTEMFPIIGPVNEADFRVQVSKGNAIQDQHGILRELDYQLISNTDTSAIFKKEYIAGTPVKNSKYPKKSTEQWLMWPFTFCFEKTFELNNSTLEIIFKISGERNMPFMLGYHPAFKLYTDSPIISTGQREITLEEVLKVGSRALQVADCNSIILKDKKSIAIETEGFGHFMCWTEVNNMVCIEPITFYPYVVEQRELHEGFQYVMDIEHFKVILKMVD
- a CDS encoding DUF1611 domain-containing protein, with translation MRAKALIYCENEFGYIDGKVANGLIRQSETYDIVGVIDSSKAGQDAGEYLDGVKNAIPIFESIALALEELNAIPEYFIYGIAPLASFLNDEQKEMIFTAMKSGMNIVNGLPEFFSENSQFARMARNYGVTILDVRKPPKRENLHNFSGRIQEVKVPIITIMGTDCAVGKRTTALVLVEALRNEGLNAVFVTTGQTGLLQGSKYGVAIDVLTSGFATGEVENAILNAYEQEQPDIIVVEGQGALSHPAFTSSSAIIRGAMPDAIILQHPPKRKSYCDYPKIPLLDLVDEIEMIEVFSKSKVIAITINHENMTQAEVGHVINQYESEYNLPVSDVLLHGCDKLVKQLVKTFPELKRESVLI
- a CDS encoding helix-turn-helix domain-containing protein, producing MRLYIKYMVSLRCKMLVKEELIKLELDYVKLNLGMVEIMGEIAHEKRIQLKNNLLKSGLELLDDKKSILIERIKNVIVEMVHYNDEIPKTNYSGYLSEKLGYDYTYLANTFSEVQGITIQHYIIKHKIEKAKELLLYNELNLAEIAYKLHYSSPSHLSNQFKKVTGLTPSFFKKMKKKRQQNLENL
- a CDS encoding M20/M25/M40 family metallo-hydrolase, with the protein product MSIKNLLTVSSFLLTITLVAQNLSRIEKKIIASVENNNTDAISFLEKVVNINSGTLNSEGVKEVGMVFSNAFEEIDFKTTWIEMPEKMNRAGHLFAETSGNKGKKLLLIGHLDTVFEEDSPFQEFTMVNDSIAHAPGGNDMKGGNVIVLYALKALHENGLLKNAQIITAFTGDEESTGKPLSISRKDLIDAAKRSDIALGFETSTGFNYATVARRGSSGWAVEVEGKRAHSSGIFNDRVGAGAIFEMSRILHQFYTDVKGEDLLTFNPGTLLGGTFVNFDNTTSKGDVFGKTNVVAQEALVRGGLRFISEEQKERARGKMKKIVSNNLPNTSATISFTDSYPAMKPTEGNEALLNILNEVSIDLDQGKVLAYDPGKRGAADVSFVAEYVDCLDGLGTMGSGAHTPEETVNLNTIEALTKRTAILIHRLINTKQ